A DNA window from Parabacteroides johnsonii DSM 18315 contains the following coding sequences:
- a CDS encoding RagB/SusD family nutrient uptake outer membrane protein — translation MKTTIIKNIGCGLLLLGTTACADYLEKESFDIITPEQVWQDPKLINGVMVNLYDGLNLEDFNYWYRDAWRLQNASSMSDEAQGSFQKDPLFDNGNATYTYEDALFEQKFSDRYKNIRNCNDFISQLQDATALSDSEKKLLLAESRFLRAMHYFTLVKRYGGVPLIDKSQEYDPNNLEALMVPRNKEIEIYDFIIKECQEAAQDLPDTREAEAKYRASKYVALSLCSRAALYAGSIARYGTVQQEGLVGIPASEADRFFQTSYEASKAIITSGKYALYNNKPDNKAQNFCDMFLKGNGDNGEYIFQKQYNVAGGKGHDWDKRNAPFSYRAGGWGCGIAPTLELVEAYEYVDGSKGTLKLEENGKPLRFDDPYEVFANKDPRLFASVYLPGSPCQSTKIEWKRGVIENDDKRHVATSQPDGGNTVEINGVTYSTSGKDGGSDAGDASKTGFYQKKFWDETLTDMNMGKSETPWPVFRLGEIYLNLAEAAMELNKSSEALDAVNKIRERAGIALLSNINMEKIRHERRVELAFEGHRFWDMKRWRIAHLDVAQGGLNGFRGTALYPWYDIRDGKYVFERGANTPKQKRIFLEKNYYTKINQTDMNSNPNLIQNPGYTN, via the coding sequence ATGAAGACAACAATTATAAAAAATATCGGATGTGGATTACTTTTGTTAGGTACGACAGCATGTGCCGACTACCTTGAAAAAGAATCTTTCGACATCATCACTCCCGAACAGGTTTGGCAGGACCCTAAATTGATCAATGGCGTAATGGTTAATTTATATGACGGCCTGAACCTGGAAGATTTCAATTACTGGTATCGTGACGCATGGCGTTTGCAAAATGCCTCTTCCATGTCTGACGAAGCACAAGGTTCTTTCCAAAAAGATCCTCTTTTCGATAACGGAAATGCCACATACACGTACGAAGACGCGTTATTCGAGCAGAAATTCTCCGATCGCTACAAAAACATCAGGAACTGCAACGACTTTATCAGCCAGTTGCAGGATGCAACAGCCTTGTCGGATTCTGAAAAGAAATTACTGTTGGCCGAATCCCGCTTCTTACGTGCCATGCATTATTTCACATTAGTGAAACGCTATGGTGGAGTACCTTTGATTGACAAATCACAGGAATATGATCCTAACAATTTGGAAGCACTGATGGTTCCTCGTAATAAAGAAATCGAAATTTATGATTTCATTATAAAAGAATGCCAGGAAGCAGCACAAGACCTTCCCGACACAAGAGAGGCAGAAGCTAAATACCGGGCAAGCAAATATGTCGCATTATCTTTATGTTCACGAGCAGCTTTGTATGCAGGCTCTATCGCCCGCTACGGAACGGTCCAGCAAGAAGGACTTGTAGGTATCCCTGCTTCCGAAGCCGATCGCTTTTTCCAAACATCTTACGAGGCTTCTAAAGCGATCATTACTTCTGGCAAATATGCCTTGTATAACAATAAACCAGACAACAAAGCACAGAATTTTTGTGACATGTTCCTGAAAGGTAATGGTGATAACGGAGAATATATCTTCCAGAAACAATATAACGTTGCAGGAGGCAAAGGCCACGACTGGGACAAACGTAACGCACCGTTCTCTTATCGTGCTGGTGGTTGGGGATGCGGTATCGCCCCGACACTTGAATTGGTGGAAGCATACGAATATGTAGACGGCTCCAAAGGGACTTTGAAGTTGGAAGAAAACGGCAAACCTCTTCGTTTCGACGATCCATACGAAGTATTTGCAAATAAAGACCCGCGTTTATTCGCTTCCGTCTATCTGCCCGGCTCTCCTTGCCAAAGCACAAAGATCGAATGGAAAAGAGGTGTCATCGAAAACGACGATAAGAGACATGTAGCAACCAGCCAACCAGATGGTGGTAATACGGTTGAAATCAACGGAGTCACCTATAGCACATCAGGTAAAGATGGTGGATCCGATGCCGGAGATGCCTCCAAGACAGGTTTCTATCAGAAGAAATTCTGGGACGAAACATTGACCGATATGAATATGGGTAAGTCAGAAACTCCATGGCCGGTTTTCCGTTTAGGAGAAATTTATCTAAATTTGGCGGAAGCTGCAATGGAGTTGAACAAATCATCTGAAGCATTGGATGCAGTCAACAAGATTCGTGAACGTGCCGGAATCGCCTTATTGTCAAACATCAATATGGAAAAGATCCGTCACGAACGTAGAGTGGAACTGGCATTCGAAGGTCATCGCTTCTGGGATATGAAACGTTGGAGAATTGCTCACTTGGATGTAGCACAAGGCGGTTTGAATGGATTCAGAGGAACGGCATTGTATCCTTGGTATGATATTCGTGATGGTAAATATGTATTCGAAAGAGGAGCCAACACTCCGAAACAGAAACGTATTTTCTTGGAAAAGAACTATTATACAAAGATCAACCAGACAGATATGAATTCAAATCCGAATCTCATTCAGAACCCGGGTTATACCAATTAA
- a CDS encoding TonB-dependent receptor: MKKRKICVSRILKMTSLFFLSCAMFAQAETESSQSIRITLNKNNVRLENILNDIESQTNLLFIYNKNVNVNRKVSVNAENTSLQEVLQNLFDNNVSFKIEGSYIVLSPAGATGSPQQAKHTVKGVVEDALGPIAGANVVEKGTTNGTITDMDGNFTLNVSPNAVLVISYIGYKDQEMPVNNKTNIQVKLAEDSQALDEVVVVGYGVQKRASVTGSVASLQAKDIATVKTPNVSNALAGKLPGLRAVQRSGAPGDDDASIDIRGYGDALVIVDGVERDFKQIDANDIESISILKDASAAVYGFKGANGVILVTTKKGQVGKPKINYNGYVGIQNITRYPEYYNGYEYATLYNEAQQNIGVTAPYSAEDLERFKQGIGTTDWYDEVIRKTAPATYHNLSVSGGAEKVKYFFSLGLTDQEGIYKSKAFNYKKYNVRSNISAEIVKGFTVDLQLSGRLDTRMKPYEAEPLSRSIQMAKPVFPIYANNNPDYWSNPGDKGNPVHLSDIDNVGYDRRDRREFNGSIGLNWEVPWVKGLSAKALFSYDYNNKYSRKWYKEYYEYTYDAVNDVYNASGSHTISELTTQNDNYFRPNGQISLNYKNTFGKHDIGALVLWEFYNDRTDILKAYRQFTVGALDQIDAGDKTNMDNGGTARVSAHAGLVGRLNYAYDNKYLAELSFRYDGSYKFAPDNRWGFFPAVSLGWRVSEEAFFKEALPMVDNFKIRGSFGKVGDEGVTGYTDKDEEDGKYRAYQYLMGYRYPSGNYVLGTGGLTNGAKDRGMPNLALTWYESKTTNVGFEASVLSGLINVEFDYFVRKRSGLLTKRQLTLPTTFGQELPVENLNSDRNQGFEIVLGHRHKIGDFTYDVKGNFSTTRIYNEHVERAASANMYDDWRNNNNDRYKDIQWGKVCIGQFQSYEEILNSPIQDNNGNKSLMPGDLKFQDWNNDGIIDGKDDQPIGHGNTPRLYYGLNLYGEYKGFDLTLFFQGAAGHEVFTTGDFMAPFIQQGLGNGITLNLDRWHREDPSDMSSEWIPGYMPALRPTGFSANSGTNTWTRQKANYLRLKTIELGYTFPKKWMQRAGIENLRIYVNSFNTATITSREGIMKYMDPENKDGMFRYYPQMKTFNFGVNLTF, encoded by the coding sequence ATGAAGAAAAGAAAAATTTGTGTATCTCGTATTTTAAAGATGACATCTCTGTTCTTCCTTTCTTGTGCCATGTTCGCACAAGCAGAAACGGAAAGTTCACAGAGCATACGCATCACACTTAACAAAAACAATGTCCGGCTGGAAAATATCTTAAACGACATTGAAAGCCAGACCAATTTACTGTTCATTTACAATAAGAACGTAAATGTTAACCGAAAAGTCTCAGTAAACGCCGAAAATACTTCTTTGCAGGAAGTATTGCAAAACCTGTTCGACAACAATGTATCCTTCAAAATCGAAGGTTCTTACATCGTTCTCTCACCAGCAGGAGCAACAGGCAGCCCACAACAAGCAAAACACACAGTTAAAGGTGTGGTAGAAGATGCATTAGGTCCTATCGCCGGTGCCAATGTTGTAGAAAAAGGCACTACCAACGGTACGATTACCGATATGGATGGTAATTTCACATTAAATGTATCCCCGAACGCCGTACTGGTTATTTCGTATATCGGTTACAAAGATCAGGAAATGCCGGTAAACAACAAGACAAACATCCAAGTTAAATTGGCCGAGGACTCACAAGCATTGGATGAAGTAGTCGTTGTCGGTTACGGTGTCCAGAAACGTGCATCCGTAACAGGATCGGTCGCTTCACTTCAAGCCAAGGATATTGCCACAGTCAAAACTCCGAATGTTAGTAATGCGTTAGCAGGTAAGTTACCTGGTTTACGTGCCGTACAAAGAAGCGGTGCTCCGGGTGACGATGATGCAAGCATCGATATTCGTGGTTATGGGGATGCCTTAGTCATTGTCGATGGCGTAGAACGTGATTTCAAGCAAATCGATGCTAACGATATCGAATCAATCAGTATATTAAAAGATGCATCTGCTGCCGTTTACGGTTTTAAAGGAGCAAATGGTGTCATCCTCGTTACAACTAAAAAAGGACAGGTTGGCAAACCGAAAATCAATTATAACGGATACGTCGGAATACAGAACATTACCCGTTATCCAGAATATTACAACGGATACGAGTATGCGACTTTGTACAACGAAGCCCAGCAGAATATCGGAGTTACAGCCCCCTATTCAGCTGAAGATCTAGAACGTTTCAAACAAGGAATCGGAACGACAGACTGGTATGATGAAGTCATTCGCAAAACAGCTCCTGCCACTTATCATAATCTAAGCGTATCGGGAGGTGCAGAAAAAGTAAAATACTTCTTTTCACTTGGTTTGACAGATCAGGAAGGTATCTACAAATCCAAAGCGTTCAATTACAAAAAATATAATGTACGTTCCAATATCAGTGCAGAAATCGTCAAAGGCTTTACCGTAGACTTACAGTTAAGCGGTCGTCTGGATACTCGAATGAAACCATACGAAGCAGAGCCGTTAAGCCGTAGCATCCAAATGGCAAAACCCGTATTCCCGATTTACGCTAACAACAATCCGGATTATTGGTCCAATCCGGGTGATAAAGGGAACCCTGTACATCTGTCCGATATCGACAATGTCGGCTACGACAGAAGAGATCGCCGTGAATTTAACGGATCAATCGGTCTGAACTGGGAAGTGCCCTGGGTGAAAGGTTTATCCGCAAAAGCGTTGTTCTCTTACGACTACAACAACAAATACAGCAGAAAATGGTATAAAGAATATTATGAATATACCTACGACGCGGTCAATGATGTTTATAATGCTTCCGGCAGCCACACCATTTCAGAGCTGACAACTCAGAATGACAACTATTTCAGACCGAACGGACAAATCTCGCTGAATTATAAGAATACATTCGGCAAGCATGATATCGGAGCGTTGGTGTTGTGGGAATTCTACAACGACCGTACCGACATCTTGAAAGCCTACCGCCAGTTTACAGTCGGAGCACTCGATCAGATAGACGCAGGTGACAAAACAAACATGGACAATGGTGGAACAGCTCGTGTTTCCGCTCATGCCGGTTTGGTCGGACGTCTCAATTATGCCTACGACAACAAATATTTGGCAGAGCTTAGCTTCCGTTATGACGGTTCCTACAAGTTTGCCCCGGACAATCGTTGGGGATTCTTTCCTGCCGTATCTTTGGGTTGGCGTGTCTCTGAAGAAGCATTCTTCAAAGAAGCATTACCGATGGTCGACAACTTCAAGATCAGAGGCTCCTTCGGAAAAGTGGGAGATGAAGGGGTAACCGGTTATACCGATAAAGACGAAGAGGATGGCAAATACAGAGCTTATCAGTATTTAATGGGATATCGGTATCCCTCAGGAAACTATGTTTTAGGAACAGGCGGTCTGACGAACGGAGCAAAGGACAGAGGTATGCCCAACTTAGCTCTGACTTGGTATGAATCTAAAACAACCAATGTCGGATTCGAAGCATCCGTATTATCCGGTTTAATCAATGTCGAATTCGATTATTTCGTTCGTAAAAGAAGTGGTTTGCTGACAAAGCGCCAGCTTACATTACCGACGACATTCGGCCAGGAACTTCCGGTAGAAAACCTGAACTCCGACAGAAACCAGGGATTTGAAATCGTTCTCGGACACCGTCATAAAATCGGAGATTTCACCTACGATGTAAAAGGAAACTTCTCTACTACCCGTATCTACAATGAGCATGTTGAACGTGCAGCTTCAGCCAATATGTACGATGACTGGAGAAACAACAACAATGATCGTTATAAAGATATCCAGTGGGGTAAAGTCTGCATCGGACAGTTCCAAAGCTACGAAGAAATCCTCAATTCACCGATCCAGGATAACAACGGTAACAAATCATTGATGCCGGGCGACTTGAAATTTCAGGACTGGAACAATGATGGTATCATCGACGGAAAGGACGACCAGCCGATCGGACATGGAAATACACCGCGCCTGTATTATGGATTGAACCTTTACGGAGAATACAAAGGTTTCGATTTGACTCTCTTCTTCCAAGGGGCTGCCGGTCATGAAGTATTCACGACTGGAGACTTTATGGCTCCATTCATCCAGCAAGGTCTTGGTAATGGTATCACACTAAACTTGGATCGCTGGCATCGTGAAGATCCTTCAGATATGAGTAGCGAATGGATTCCCGGATATATGCCGGCACTCCGTCCGACTGGTTTCTCTGCCAATTCAGGTACAAATACTTGGACAAGACAAAAGGCTAACTACTTACGCCTGAAAACCATCGAATTAGGATACACATTCCCTAAGAAATGGATGCAAAGAGCCGGAATCGAAAACTTGCGTATTTATGTAAACAGTTTCAATACTGCAACAATAACAAGCCGCGAAGGTATCATGAAATATATGGACCCAGAAAACAAAGACGGTATGTTCCGCTATTATCCACAAATGAAAACATTCAACTTCGGTGTTAATCTAACATTCTAA
- a CDS encoding FecR family protein, whose product MEQKLLYKMFNGEATDSEVTQIRQWVNADKANRDTFYHERALFDALQLNAFQKENHVRKQSMPLWKWIGSAAAAVIALFLLYNIPVFTTKNIQPEIALNTIKVPAGQRVEVTLSDGTHIWLNARSEFSYPVSFNGDTREVLLKGEAFFDVAKNKNKKFIVNTGRCEVEVLGTQFNVEAYNENEFSTALIRGSVKVTDKSQPDESVVLEPNNTVSLNNGKLTVTPITDFNPYSWKDGLITFKDINFKDLMKKLEKNFGIRIIVDNHTLDNYACSGKFRTSDGIEQVLRALQQDAHFTFERESGTEIRIQ is encoded by the coding sequence ATGGAACAGAAGCTACTATATAAAATGTTTAACGGAGAAGCCACAGATAGCGAAGTGACTCAAATCCGTCAATGGGTAAATGCCGATAAAGCGAACAGAGATACTTTCTATCATGAACGTGCCCTGTTCGACGCACTCCAATTAAATGCTTTTCAAAAAGAAAATCATGTTCGCAAGCAGTCCATGCCACTCTGGAAATGGATTGGAAGTGCTGCCGCTGCTGTCATCGCCTTATTCCTATTATATAACATTCCGGTATTTACCACAAAAAATATCCAGCCTGAAATAGCGCTCAACACAATTAAGGTTCCTGCCGGACAGCGAGTTGAAGTAACGCTTTCAGACGGGACTCATATCTGGCTGAATGCCCGGTCAGAATTTTCTTATCCGGTTTCGTTTAACGGAGACACAAGAGAAGTCCTTTTAAAAGGAGAAGCATTTTTCGATGTAGCCAAGAATAAAAATAAAAAGTTTATTGTCAATACAGGCCGCTGTGAAGTGGAAGTTTTAGGGACACAGTTTAATGTGGAGGCCTATAACGAAAATGAATTTTCCACAGCCCTCATACGGGGCAGCGTAAAAGTTACCGACAAGTCACAGCCAGACGAATCAGTTGTGTTAGAACCCAATAATACTGTCAGCCTCAACAACGGAAAGCTGACAGTCACTCCCATCACCGATTTCAATCCATACAGTTGGAAAGATGGACTTATCACTTTTAAAGATATCAATTTCAAGGATTTGATGAAGAAGCTTGAGAAAAATTTCGGTATCCGGATAATTGTCGACAATCATACGCTCGATAATTACGCATGTAGTGGAAAGTTCCGTACCTCCGACGGGATTGAACAGGTGCTGAGAGCTTTACAACAAGACGCTCACTTCACCTTCGAGCGAGAGAGCGGAACTGAAATTCGTATTCAATAA